One genomic region from Anguilla rostrata isolate EN2019 chromosome 2, ASM1855537v3, whole genome shotgun sequence encodes:
- the sec24c gene encoding protein transport protein Sec24C isoform X2, producing the protein MPPTPQCPCRCNNRMWTWQYNRYASGIRIRERREQGRELTETSLRGKRDPRHNTGKYPDCYGQPKPSQDEVQTPTGSAHHDSETSFRFRDELRMSVNQQPHMASPYGQPPPGYQGYPQPGYGGQHVAGGYPTQYAPYNGPASAYQQGAPPSGCSPYSSFPSKALVANLAADLSSAPPLNLGSVQAPPVSRAPPVSAPQAYSQYGQGDVQNGPPSATNQPQRPPVSQPYTPAPMATAVTPATYPQQYGAPPTSTQQLTNQMMGMQIESTAPSPAGTGYAPPPTSAAFSSSAPPTFAPQSAPPPSSQPPSSAMTAPPFYGGPPPPPVSQHSFAPAAPGPPPPSSQHPFSKAPPPASQPSYPGPPPPSQPPYGGPPLTAPQGQYRTAAPPLQPPVSQPSAFHSAPPPAAGFPPPGGAVPGMPGAQGPPPPPQSASGPPVSQYSHVSQGLPSGPTGMQGPPPRQPGLQGYQPQQNGAFGQTGGPQPGYAGPHPSQQGYGGQPMAPAPAPPAPKRLDPDSIPSPSSEMPPVQRTRHRIDPDAIPSPIQVIEDDKASKGNEPFITGVRGQAPPLVTTTCQVRDQGNASPRFVRCTAYSVPCTSDMAKQSQVPLAAVIKPLAALPPDEALPDPVDHGEGGPIRCNRCKAYMCPYMQFIEGGRRFQCGFCSCVTEVPPHYFQHLDHTGKRVDCYHRPELSRGSYEFLATVEYCKNNKPPQPPAFIFMIDVSYNAVKTGVVSLVCQELKTLLDCLPREEEDEESPVRVGFVTYSKVLHFYNVKGSLAQPQMLVVSDVADAFVPLLDGFLVGVAESRPVIESLLDQIPEMFADTRETETVYGPVIQAGLEALKAADCAGKLFIFHSSLPIAEAPGKLKNRDDKKLVGTDKEKSLFQPQVGFYGNLAKECVAQGCCVDLFLFPIQYADVATLGAVPASTGGSVYKYTHFQAQTDSERFLNDLRRDVKKNMVFDAVLRVRTSTGIRATDFFGSFYMSNTTDVELAGLDCDKTVTVEFKHDDKLSEETGALMQCAVLYTSCSGRRRLRVHNLSVNCCSQLADLYRNCETDAIINFLAKSAYRSVLSSPISAVRDSLINQCAQILACYRKNCASPSSAGQLILPECMKLLPVYLNCVLKTDVLQPRAEASLDDRAFLRQLVGCVDVAESHALFYPRLLPLQKLDVESEALPVAIRASEERLSKGGVYLLENGLHLFLWVGAAAPPELLQGIFGAPAFGQIDPSMTSLPILDNPFSKRLRDVIESFREQRSRYMKLMVVKQEDRMEAVFKQFLVEDKSSNGGASYVDFLCHMHKEIRQLLS; encoded by the exons ATGCCGCCGACACCGCAGTGCCCATGCCGGTGTAACAACCGGATGTGGACGTGGCAATACAACCGCTATGCTTCCGGTATACGTATCCGCGAACGGCGAGAGCAAGGAAGGGAATTAACGGAGACATCTCTCCGGGGCAAGAGAGACCCGAGACATAACACTGGAAAGTATCCAGACTGCTACGGGCAACCAAAACCGAGCCAGGACGAGGTACAAACGCCTACTGGGTCCGCTCATCACGACTCCGAAACCAGTTTCAG GTTTAGGGATGAACTGAGAATGAGCGTCAACCAGCAACCGCACATGGCCTCTCCGTACGGACAGCCTCCCCCTGGGTACCAGGGATATCCCCAGCCTGGCTACGGGGGACAGCATGTGGCAGGGGGCTACCCGACCCAGTACGCGCCTTACAATGGTCCCGCCTCCGCCTACCAGCAAGGAGCTCCGCCCTCAG GATGCTCTCCTTATTCAAGCTTTCCCTCTAAGGCTCTTGTTGCAAATTTAGCCGCTGACCtgtcctctgctcctcctctcaaCTTAG GTTCAGTCCAAGCACCCCCTGTTTCCAGGGCTCCCCCTGTGTCAGCCCCCCAGGCCTACAGTCAGTACGGGCAGGGAGATGTGCAGAACGGCCCCCCCTCCGCAACCAACCAGCCACAGAG GCCACCAGTGTCTCAGCCTTACACCCCAGCTCCGATGGCCACTGCCGTTACCCCGGCAACGTACCCTCAGCAGTACGGCGCTCCGCCCACAAGCACACAacaactgaccaatcagatgaTGGGCATGCAAATTGAGTCCACCGCACCTTCCCCAGCTGGAACCGGATACG CTCCGCCTCCCACCTCCGCTGCCTTCTCCTCGTCTGCCCCGCCGACTTTCGCCCCTCaatccgccccgcccccctcctcacagCCCCCGTCCAGTGCCATGACAGCTCCGCCCTTCTATGgcggcccgccccccccgccggtCTCGCAGCATTCGTTTGCCCCCGCAGCGCCGGGGCCCCCTCCTCCGTCGTCACAGCACCCGTTCTCCaaagccccgcctcccgcctCTCAGCCCTCCTACCCCgggcccccacccccgtcccaaCCCCCTTACGGCGGGCCACCCCTAACAGCCCCTCAGGGCCAGTACCGCAccgctgccccgcccctccagccTCCCGTCTCCCAGCCCTCCGCGTTCcactccgcccctccccccgctgctGGGtttccaccaccagggggcgccgtACCCGGGATGCCGGGGGCGCagggaccccctccccctccccagtccgCTTCGGGACCCCCTGTGTCCCAGTACAGCCACGTCTCCCAAGGGCTGCCCTCCGGCCCTACGGGAATGCAGGGGCCCCCCCCACGACAACCAGGGCTCCAGGGCTACCAGCCACAGCAGAACG GTGCTTTTGGGCAGACCGGGGGGCCCCAGCCTGGCTATGCAGGACCCCACCCCAGCCAGCAGGGTTACGGGGGCCAGCCCATGGCCCCCGCCCCGGCTCCACCGGCCCCGAAACGGCTGGACCCTGACTCCATCCCGAGCCCG TCGTCCGAAATGCCACCTGTGCAAAGGACGCGGCATAGAATAGACCCAGACGCTATTCCTAGCCCA ATCCAGGTGATTGAGGATGACAAGGCCAGCAAGGGCAACGAACCTTTCAtcacaggggtcaggggtcaggccCCACCGCTTGTCACCACCACTTGTCAGGTCAGAGATCAAG GGAACGCCAGCCCCCGCTTCGTCCGCTGCACCGCCTACAGCGTGCCCTGCACCTCCGACATGGCCAAGCAGTCCCAGGTGCCCCTGGCCGCCGTCATCAAGCCGCTGGCCGCGCTCCCCCCGGACGAG GCCCTGCCCGACCCTGTCGACCATGGCGAAGGCGGTCCAATCCGCTGTAACCGCTGCAAGGCCTACATGTGCCCCTACATGCAGTTCATCGAGGGGGGGCGGCGGTTCCAGTGCGGATTCTGCTCCTGCGTGACAGAAG TGCCTCCCCACTACTTCCAGCACCTGGATCACACAGGGAAGCGTGTGGACTGCTACCACCGGCCAGAGCTCTCCAGGGGCAGCTATGAGTTCCTGGCCACTGTGGAGTACTGCAAG AACAACAAACCGCCTCAGCCTCCAGCCTTCATCTTCATGATTGACGTGTCATACAACGCGGTCAAGACCGGCGTGGTCAGCCTGGTCTGTCAGGAGCTCAAGACGCTGCTCGACTGCCTGCCCAG ggaggaggaagacgaggagtcGCCCGTCAGGGTGGGCTTCGTCACCTACAGCAAGGTGCTGCACTTCTACAACGTGAAGGGCTCTCTGGCGCAGCCGCAGATGCTGGTGGTCTCCGACGTGGCCGACGCCTTCGTCCCCCTGCTGGACGGCTTCctggtgggcgtggccgagTCCCGGCCGGTCATCGAGAG CCTGCTGGACCAGATCCCAGAGATGTTTGCCGACACGCGGGAGACTGAAACCGTGTACGGGCCGGTCATTCAGGCCGGTTTGGAGGCCCTGAAG GCTGCAGACTGCGCGGGCAAGCTCTTCATCTTCCACTCCTCCCTGCCCATCGCCGAGGCTCCTGGGAAACTCAAGAACCGCGACGACAAGAAGCTGGTGGGCACGGACAAAGAGAAG TCCCTGTTCCAGCCCCAGGTGGGTTTCTACGGCAACCTGGCCAAAGAGTGCGTGGCGCAGGGCTGCTGCGTggacctcttcctcttccccatCCAGTACGCCGACGTGGCCACGCTCGGCGCGGTCCCCGCCTCCACCGGCGGCTCCGTCTACAAATACACGCACTTCCAG GCGCAGACGGACAGCGAGCGGTTCCTGAACGACCTCCGGCGGGACGTGAAGAAGAACATGGTCTTCGACGCGGTGCTGAGGGTGCGGACCAGCACTG gtATCCGGGCAACAGACTTCTTTGGCTCCTTCTACATGAGTAACACCACGGACGTGGAGCTGGCGGGTCTGGACTGTGACAAGACGGTGACGGTCGAGTTCAAACACGACGACAAGCTGAGCGAGGAGACAGGCGCTCTCATGCAG TGCGCCGTGCTGTACACCAGCTGCAGCGGGCGGAGGCGTCTGCGCGTGCACAACCTGTCCGTCAACTGCTGCTCCCAGCTGGCCGACCTGTACCGCAACTGCGAGACCGACGCCATCATCAACTTCCTGGCCAAGTCCG CCTATCGCAGCGTGCTGAGCAGCCCCATTTCAGCGGTGAGGGACAGCCTGATCAACCAGTGCGCCCAGATCCTGGCCTGCTACCGCAAGAACTGCGCCAGCCCCTCCTCCGCAGGACAG CTGATCCTCCCCGAGTGCATGAAGCTGCTCCCGGTCTACCTGAACTGCGTCCTGAAGACGGACGTGCTGCAGCCCCGGGCCGAGGCCTCCCTGGACGACCGCGCCTTCCTGCGCCAGCTGGTCGGCTGCGTGGACGTGGCCGAGAGCCACGCCCTCTTCTacccccgcctcctgcccctg cAAAAGCTGGACGTCGAGAGCGAGGCGTTGCCGGTGGCGATCCGGGCCTCGGAGGAGCGTCTCTCGAAGGGCGGGGTCTACCTGCTGGAGAACGGCCTGCACCTCTTCCTGTGGGTGGGGGCCGCCGCGCCCCCGGAGCTGCTCCAGGGCATCTTCGGCGCGCCCGCCTTCGGCCAGATCGACCCCTCGATG acgTCGTTGCCGATTTTAGATAATCCTTTCTCGAAGAGGTTGCGAGACGTCATCGAGTCTTTTCGAGAGCAGCGGTCGCGATACATGAAG CTGATGGTGGTGAAACAGGAGGACAGGATGGAGGCGGTCTTCAAGCAGTTCCTGGTGGAGGACAAGAGCAGCAACGGCGGGGCGTCCTACGTGGACTTCCTGTGTCACATGCACAAGGAGATCCGGCAGCTGCTGAGCTAG
- the sec24c gene encoding protein transport protein Sec24C isoform X1: MPPTPQCPCRCNNRMWTWQYNRYASGIRIRERREQGRELTETSLRGKRDPRHNTGKYPDCYGQPKPSQDEVQTPTGSAHHDSETSFRFRDELRMSVNQQPHMASPYGQPPPGYQGYPQPGYGGQHVAGGYPTQYAPYNGPASAYQQGAPPSGCSPYSSFPSKALVANLAADLSSAPPLNLGSVQAPPVSRAPPVSAPQAYSQYGQGDVQNGPPSATNQPQRPPVSQPYTPAPMATAVTPATYPQQYGAPPTSTQQLTNQMMGMQIESTAPSPAGTGYAPPPTSAAFSSSAPPTFAPQSAPPPSSQPPSSAMTAPPFYGGPPPPPVSQHSFAPAAPGPPPPSSQHPFSKAPPPASQPSYPGPPPPSQPPYGGPPLTAPQGQYRTAAPPLQPPVSQPSAFHSAPPPAAGFPPPGGAVPGMPGAQGPPPPPQSASGPPVSQYSHVSQGLPSGPTGMQGPPPRQPGLQGYQPQQNGAFGQTGGPQPGYAGPHPSQQGYGGQPMAPAPAPPAPKRLDPDSIPSPQSSEMPPVQRTRHRIDPDAIPSPIQVIEDDKASKGNEPFITGVRGQAPPLVTTTCQVRDQGNASPRFVRCTAYSVPCTSDMAKQSQVPLAAVIKPLAALPPDEALPDPVDHGEGGPIRCNRCKAYMCPYMQFIEGGRRFQCGFCSCVTEVPPHYFQHLDHTGKRVDCYHRPELSRGSYEFLATVEYCKNNKPPQPPAFIFMIDVSYNAVKTGVVSLVCQELKTLLDCLPREEEDEESPVRVGFVTYSKVLHFYNVKGSLAQPQMLVVSDVADAFVPLLDGFLVGVAESRPVIESLLDQIPEMFADTRETETVYGPVIQAGLEALKAADCAGKLFIFHSSLPIAEAPGKLKNRDDKKLVGTDKEKSLFQPQVGFYGNLAKECVAQGCCVDLFLFPIQYADVATLGAVPASTGGSVYKYTHFQAQTDSERFLNDLRRDVKKNMVFDAVLRVRTSTGIRATDFFGSFYMSNTTDVELAGLDCDKTVTVEFKHDDKLSEETGALMQCAVLYTSCSGRRRLRVHNLSVNCCSQLADLYRNCETDAIINFLAKSAYRSVLSSPISAVRDSLINQCAQILACYRKNCASPSSAGQLILPECMKLLPVYLNCVLKTDVLQPRAEASLDDRAFLRQLVGCVDVAESHALFYPRLLPLQKLDVESEALPVAIRASEERLSKGGVYLLENGLHLFLWVGAAAPPELLQGIFGAPAFGQIDPSMTSLPILDNPFSKRLRDVIESFREQRSRYMKLMVVKQEDRMEAVFKQFLVEDKSSNGGASYVDFLCHMHKEIRQLLS; the protein is encoded by the exons ATGCCGCCGACACCGCAGTGCCCATGCCGGTGTAACAACCGGATGTGGACGTGGCAATACAACCGCTATGCTTCCGGTATACGTATCCGCGAACGGCGAGAGCAAGGAAGGGAATTAACGGAGACATCTCTCCGGGGCAAGAGAGACCCGAGACATAACACTGGAAAGTATCCAGACTGCTACGGGCAACCAAAACCGAGCCAGGACGAGGTACAAACGCCTACTGGGTCCGCTCATCACGACTCCGAAACCAGTTTCAG GTTTAGGGATGAACTGAGAATGAGCGTCAACCAGCAACCGCACATGGCCTCTCCGTACGGACAGCCTCCCCCTGGGTACCAGGGATATCCCCAGCCTGGCTACGGGGGACAGCATGTGGCAGGGGGCTACCCGACCCAGTACGCGCCTTACAATGGTCCCGCCTCCGCCTACCAGCAAGGAGCTCCGCCCTCAG GATGCTCTCCTTATTCAAGCTTTCCCTCTAAGGCTCTTGTTGCAAATTTAGCCGCTGACCtgtcctctgctcctcctctcaaCTTAG GTTCAGTCCAAGCACCCCCTGTTTCCAGGGCTCCCCCTGTGTCAGCCCCCCAGGCCTACAGTCAGTACGGGCAGGGAGATGTGCAGAACGGCCCCCCCTCCGCAACCAACCAGCCACAGAG GCCACCAGTGTCTCAGCCTTACACCCCAGCTCCGATGGCCACTGCCGTTACCCCGGCAACGTACCCTCAGCAGTACGGCGCTCCGCCCACAAGCACACAacaactgaccaatcagatgaTGGGCATGCAAATTGAGTCCACCGCACCTTCCCCAGCTGGAACCGGATACG CTCCGCCTCCCACCTCCGCTGCCTTCTCCTCGTCTGCCCCGCCGACTTTCGCCCCTCaatccgccccgcccccctcctcacagCCCCCGTCCAGTGCCATGACAGCTCCGCCCTTCTATGgcggcccgccccccccgccggtCTCGCAGCATTCGTTTGCCCCCGCAGCGCCGGGGCCCCCTCCTCCGTCGTCACAGCACCCGTTCTCCaaagccccgcctcccgcctCTCAGCCCTCCTACCCCgggcccccacccccgtcccaaCCCCCTTACGGCGGGCCACCCCTAACAGCCCCTCAGGGCCAGTACCGCAccgctgccccgcccctccagccTCCCGTCTCCCAGCCCTCCGCGTTCcactccgcccctccccccgctgctGGGtttccaccaccagggggcgccgtACCCGGGATGCCGGGGGCGCagggaccccctccccctccccagtccgCTTCGGGACCCCCTGTGTCCCAGTACAGCCACGTCTCCCAAGGGCTGCCCTCCGGCCCTACGGGAATGCAGGGGCCCCCCCCACGACAACCAGGGCTCCAGGGCTACCAGCCACAGCAGAACG GTGCTTTTGGGCAGACCGGGGGGCCCCAGCCTGGCTATGCAGGACCCCACCCCAGCCAGCAGGGTTACGGGGGCCAGCCCATGGCCCCCGCCCCGGCTCCACCGGCCCCGAAACGGCTGGACCCTGACTCCATCCCGAGCCCG CAGTCGTCCGAAATGCCACCTGTGCAAAGGACGCGGCATAGAATAGACCCAGACGCTATTCCTAGCCCA ATCCAGGTGATTGAGGATGACAAGGCCAGCAAGGGCAACGAACCTTTCAtcacaggggtcaggggtcaggccCCACCGCTTGTCACCACCACTTGTCAGGTCAGAGATCAAG GGAACGCCAGCCCCCGCTTCGTCCGCTGCACCGCCTACAGCGTGCCCTGCACCTCCGACATGGCCAAGCAGTCCCAGGTGCCCCTGGCCGCCGTCATCAAGCCGCTGGCCGCGCTCCCCCCGGACGAG GCCCTGCCCGACCCTGTCGACCATGGCGAAGGCGGTCCAATCCGCTGTAACCGCTGCAAGGCCTACATGTGCCCCTACATGCAGTTCATCGAGGGGGGGCGGCGGTTCCAGTGCGGATTCTGCTCCTGCGTGACAGAAG TGCCTCCCCACTACTTCCAGCACCTGGATCACACAGGGAAGCGTGTGGACTGCTACCACCGGCCAGAGCTCTCCAGGGGCAGCTATGAGTTCCTGGCCACTGTGGAGTACTGCAAG AACAACAAACCGCCTCAGCCTCCAGCCTTCATCTTCATGATTGACGTGTCATACAACGCGGTCAAGACCGGCGTGGTCAGCCTGGTCTGTCAGGAGCTCAAGACGCTGCTCGACTGCCTGCCCAG ggaggaggaagacgaggagtcGCCCGTCAGGGTGGGCTTCGTCACCTACAGCAAGGTGCTGCACTTCTACAACGTGAAGGGCTCTCTGGCGCAGCCGCAGATGCTGGTGGTCTCCGACGTGGCCGACGCCTTCGTCCCCCTGCTGGACGGCTTCctggtgggcgtggccgagTCCCGGCCGGTCATCGAGAG CCTGCTGGACCAGATCCCAGAGATGTTTGCCGACACGCGGGAGACTGAAACCGTGTACGGGCCGGTCATTCAGGCCGGTTTGGAGGCCCTGAAG GCTGCAGACTGCGCGGGCAAGCTCTTCATCTTCCACTCCTCCCTGCCCATCGCCGAGGCTCCTGGGAAACTCAAGAACCGCGACGACAAGAAGCTGGTGGGCACGGACAAAGAGAAG TCCCTGTTCCAGCCCCAGGTGGGTTTCTACGGCAACCTGGCCAAAGAGTGCGTGGCGCAGGGCTGCTGCGTggacctcttcctcttccccatCCAGTACGCCGACGTGGCCACGCTCGGCGCGGTCCCCGCCTCCACCGGCGGCTCCGTCTACAAATACACGCACTTCCAG GCGCAGACGGACAGCGAGCGGTTCCTGAACGACCTCCGGCGGGACGTGAAGAAGAACATGGTCTTCGACGCGGTGCTGAGGGTGCGGACCAGCACTG gtATCCGGGCAACAGACTTCTTTGGCTCCTTCTACATGAGTAACACCACGGACGTGGAGCTGGCGGGTCTGGACTGTGACAAGACGGTGACGGTCGAGTTCAAACACGACGACAAGCTGAGCGAGGAGACAGGCGCTCTCATGCAG TGCGCCGTGCTGTACACCAGCTGCAGCGGGCGGAGGCGTCTGCGCGTGCACAACCTGTCCGTCAACTGCTGCTCCCAGCTGGCCGACCTGTACCGCAACTGCGAGACCGACGCCATCATCAACTTCCTGGCCAAGTCCG CCTATCGCAGCGTGCTGAGCAGCCCCATTTCAGCGGTGAGGGACAGCCTGATCAACCAGTGCGCCCAGATCCTGGCCTGCTACCGCAAGAACTGCGCCAGCCCCTCCTCCGCAGGACAG CTGATCCTCCCCGAGTGCATGAAGCTGCTCCCGGTCTACCTGAACTGCGTCCTGAAGACGGACGTGCTGCAGCCCCGGGCCGAGGCCTCCCTGGACGACCGCGCCTTCCTGCGCCAGCTGGTCGGCTGCGTGGACGTGGCCGAGAGCCACGCCCTCTTCTacccccgcctcctgcccctg cAAAAGCTGGACGTCGAGAGCGAGGCGTTGCCGGTGGCGATCCGGGCCTCGGAGGAGCGTCTCTCGAAGGGCGGGGTCTACCTGCTGGAGAACGGCCTGCACCTCTTCCTGTGGGTGGGGGCCGCCGCGCCCCCGGAGCTGCTCCAGGGCATCTTCGGCGCGCCCGCCTTCGGCCAGATCGACCCCTCGATG acgTCGTTGCCGATTTTAGATAATCCTTTCTCGAAGAGGTTGCGAGACGTCATCGAGTCTTTTCGAGAGCAGCGGTCGCGATACATGAAG CTGATGGTGGTGAAACAGGAGGACAGGATGGAGGCGGTCTTCAAGCAGTTCCTGGTGGAGGACAAGAGCAGCAACGGCGGGGCGTCCTACGTGGACTTCCTGTGTCACATGCACAAGGAGATCCGGCAGCTGCTGAGCTAG